Proteins encoded within one genomic window of Cucumis sativus cultivar 9930 chromosome 3, Cucumber_9930_V3, whole genome shotgun sequence:
- the LOC101207402 gene encoding protein SLOW GREEN 1, chloroplastic, with product MDSLGRLQDCHHLPSFSRPLSSLSFRTRLSVPSSSSKSSSRAFPSFQSSSFDSVFRTPQRPRSSLPLILDPISSSILKTTSVTLTAAAALFFMRFCGKPAIAAPIPPPTVDSVKESMKDEGSRGEKETVLEEELVNDSVEALRSLIEVKVKARKFPEAIKILDRLIELEPNDLEWLVLKANVYSHVGNSELARNEFQKILEKDPFQVEAYHGLVMLTETSDIDSLKAILNRVEEALEHCKKHKGKSEERDFKLLIAQIKVMEGSYSEALKDYQELKREEPRDFRPYLCQGILYTLLKRNDEAEKQFEIFRRLVPKNHPYKEYFDENMFAAKHFVQQIERDAAASNN from the coding sequence ATGGATTCTCTCGGAAGACTACAAGACTGCCACCACTTACCGTCGTTTTCAAGACCACTTTCGTCACTTAGCTTCAGAACCCGACTGTCGGTACCGTCGTCGTCGTCTAAATCATCATCCAGAGCATTTCCCTCGTTCCAATCGTCCTCCTTTGACTCAGTTTTCCGAACTCCGCAACGGCCCAGATCCTCACTTCCCCTAATTCTAGACCCTATTTCCTCATCCATCCTCAAAACCACCAGCGTTACTCTTACCGCGGCCGCCGCTTTGTTTTTCATGCGGTTTTGCGGAAAACCTGCTATTGCAGCCCCCATTCCTCCGCCTACGGTGGATTCGGTGAAGGAATCGATGAAAGACGAAGGTTCTCGTGGAGAGAAAGAGACGGTACTTGAAGAAGAATTGGTGAACGATTCTGTTGAAGCTCTTCGATCGCTCATTGAGGTAAAAGTTAAGGCTCGGAAGTTTCCTGAAGCTATTAAAATTCTAGACCGTTTAATAGAACTTGAGCCCAATGATTTAGAATGGCTAGTGTTGAAGGCCAACGTTTATAGTCATGTGGGTAACTCTGAATTAGCGAGAAATGAGTTTCAGAAGATTTTAGAGAAGGATCCTTTTCAAGTTGAGGCTTATCATGGGCTTGTTATGTTAACAGAAACATCAGATATTGATTCATTGAAGGCGATTCTGAACAGGGTTGAAGAAGCATTGGAACATTGCAAAAAACATAAAGGCAAGTCTGAGGAAAGGGATTTTAAGCTCTTGATAGCTCAGATTAAAGTTATGGAAGGAAGTTACTCTGAAGCTTTGAAAGATTACCAGGAACTTAAGAGGGAAGAACCAAGGGATTTTAGGCCATACTTGTGTCAGGGAATTCTTTATACCCTGCTTAAGAGGAATGATGAGGCCGAGAAGCAATTTGAGATATTTCGAAGACTTGTTCCAAAGAACCACCCTTATAAAGAATATTTTGATGAAAACATGTTTGCAGCCAAGCATTTCGTACAGCAGATTGAGAGGGATGCAGCCGCTTCGAATAATTGA